The proteins below are encoded in one region of Clostridium pasteurianum DSM 525 = ATCC 6013:
- a CDS encoding 4'-phosphopantetheinyl transferase family protein has product MFEIYAVNIRDFKDEKILDEFFKYISAEKIQRLLRFRISEDKKRGMVSDLLVRYLICNKLKIKNHEINFTVNKFGKPFLKDYIGLEYNISHSNELVVCAIGNYGVGIDIEYIKDIDLNTANYVFSTEEYEEYNNVSLNKKLDYFYSIWTLKESLIKAKGMGLHIPMNSFTLTRNSNKELYCLYNNSKYYFKEYSIPEYKLSICSKMKAFPKDIQFYSSSEFLSFFEPALKKQLL; this is encoded by the coding sequence ATGTTTGAAATATATGCTGTGAATATTAGAGATTTTAAAGATGAAAAAATACTTGATGAATTTTTTAAATATATATCTGCTGAAAAAATACAGAGATTATTAAGATTTAGAATATCTGAAGATAAAAAAAGAGGAATGGTAAGTGATCTGTTAGTAAGATACTTAATATGTAATAAACTAAAGATAAAGAATCATGAAATAAATTTTACTGTTAACAAGTTCGGAAAACCCTTTCTTAAGGATTATATAGGTTTAGAGTATAATATATCACACTCCAATGAGTTAGTGGTATGTGCTATAGGGAACTATGGTGTTGGTATAGATATAGAATACATAAAGGATATAGATCTTAATACAGCAAATTATGTCTTTTCAACTGAGGAATATGAAGAATATAATAATGTTTCATTAAATAAAAAGCTGGATTATTTTTATTCTATTTGGACACTTAAAGAAAGTCTTATAAAGGCAAAGGGTATGGGATTACATATACCAATGAACTCTTTTACTTTAACGAGAAATTCTAATAAGGAGTTATACTGCTTATATAATAATTCTAAATATTATTTTAAGGAATATAGCATTCCAGAATATAAACTATCCATATGTTCCAAGATGAAAGCTTTTCCAAAAGATATTCAATTTTATAGTTCTAGTGAATTCCTTAGTTTTTTTGAGCCTGCATTAAAAAAACAATTATTATAA